GTATTGTGAGAGGTAACCACGGTCAAACTGCATGCCTTCAACGACTTCCAGTTCTGTCTCCATTCCACGAGATTCTTCAATCGTGATGACCCCATCTTTGCCAACTTTTTCCATGGCTTCAGAGATGTACTCACCAACTTTTTCAGAACGAGAAGACACAGCAGCTACTTGAGCAATCGCTTCCTTGCTCGATACTGGGATCGCATTGTTTTTCAAAGCTTCTACTGCTGTTGCAACAGCGGTCTCAATCCCACGGCGGATGCCAATTGGGTTAGCACCTGCAGTGACGTTTTTGATCCCTTCACGGACGATGGCTTGAGTCAAGACCGTTGCGGTCGTTGTACCGTCACCTGCGATATCATTGGTCTTAGAAGCCACTTCTGACACCAATTTAGCACCCATATTTTCAAAATGGTCTTCCAATTCAATTTCTTTTGCGATGGTCACCCCATCATTTGTGATCAAGGGCGAACCAAATGATTTTTCAAGAACCACATTGCGTCCTTTAGGGCCCAACGTAACTTTCACTGTATCTGCTAAGACATCGACACCACGGACCATTGCAGAACGTGCATCAGATGAAAATTTAATATCTTTTGCCATTTCTCTTACCTCTTTCTTCTCTTACTCTACAATTGCAAGAATGTTTGATGTTCCAACGATGGTGTAAGTTTCTTCCCCATCTTTCACTTCAATTCCTGCATGGCTTTCAACCAAAACGTGGTCTCCTGCTTTTACAGCTGGAGCGATGAGTTCACCACTTAGGGTACGCACACCTTCACCAACGGCAACCACTTCAGCTGTTTTTGTATCGGCCTTGCTCGCACCTGCGAGGACAAAACCTCCAACAGTCTGTTCTTTTTCTTCTACTTTTAAGACCACACGGTCTCCTAATGGTTTTAACATGTTCATTCCTCCATACGTGTTTTTAGCACTCTCTATACACAAGTGCTAACTTATGTTTCTATTGTATCACTTGGTCAGAAATAGTCAAGAAAAAAACACCTCAAAAATAAATGAGATGTTTCTAAAATATCAATTTAAAATTGTCAATTTTTGATTGAAATCATCGATCACTTTTTGAAGATTGATCCGACCGCGGTAGATGCCATATCCAAAAACAATCATGCCTAAAATTCCAACCAAGGCTAGTAAAATCCCGAGGATCAAGAGTGGGAGGAAACTTTTGTGAAAGAGATAGATCAATACCACACCAATACTGGCAATGATAAAGAGTAAGCTGAACCAACGACCAAGGTTTTCAAGC
The Streptococcus parasanguinis genome window above contains:
- the groES gene encoding co-chaperone GroES — encoded protein: MLKPLGDRVVLKVEEKEQTVGGFVLAGASKADTKTAEVVAVGEGVRTLSGELIAPAVKAGDHVLVESHAGIEVKDGEETYTIVGTSNILAIVE